The Janthinobacterium lividum genome has a window encoding:
- the moaA gene encoding GTP 3',8-cyclase MoaA: MGSVKLQDRFGRSIDYVRLSVTDRCDLRCSYCMPKGFRGFEEPKDWLTFDEIERLLGIFVRLGTRRVRLTGGEPLLRRKLPELAQKLSALPGLQDLSLSTNATQLGKHAVALRAAGVDRINVSLDSLDRACMQQITGRDSLQPILDGLMAGKAAGFDPIKINMVAMRGVNDGQIEAMAAFCIEQQFILRLIEAMPMGSTGRNARYMPLGPVRERLAARFGLVPQAQELGGGPARYMATPDGRSSIGFITPMSQHFCASCNRVRLSVDGTLYLCLGQEEKFAFGPMLRGGATDAEIEAAIRAAIELKPQQHDFNTQPDKIVRFMAQTGG; the protein is encoded by the coding sequence ATGGGTAGCGTCAAGTTGCAGGACCGTTTTGGCCGTTCGATCGATTATGTGCGGCTGTCCGTCACCGACCGCTGCGATTTGCGCTGCAGTTATTGCATGCCCAAGGGCTTTCGCGGCTTTGAAGAGCCGAAGGACTGGCTGACGTTCGACGAGATCGAGCGCCTGCTGGGTATTTTTGTTCGCCTCGGCACGCGCCGCGTGCGCCTGACGGGCGGCGAGCCGCTGTTGCGGCGCAAGCTGCCCGAGCTGGCGCAGAAACTGTCTGCGCTGCCCGGCTTGCAGGATCTGTCGCTGTCGACCAACGCCACCCAATTGGGCAAGCACGCCGTGGCTCTGCGCGCGGCAGGTGTGGACCGCATCAATGTCAGCCTGGACTCGCTGGACCGCGCCTGCATGCAGCAGATCACGGGGCGCGACAGCCTGCAGCCCATTTTAGATGGCCTGATGGCAGGCAAGGCGGCCGGTTTCGACCCCATCAAGATCAATATGGTGGCCATGCGCGGCGTCAATGACGGCCAGATCGAGGCCATGGCCGCGTTTTGCATCGAGCAGCAGTTCATCCTGCGCCTGATCGAAGCCATGCCCATGGGCAGTACGGGCCGCAATGCCCGCTACATGCCGCTGGGCCCCGTGCGCGAACGCCTGGCGGCCCGTTTTGGCCTGGTGCCGCAGGCGCAGGAACTGGGCGGCGGACCGGCGCGCTACATGGCGACACCCGATGGACGGTCGAGCATCGGCTTCATCACGCCCATGTCGCAGCATTTCTGCGCCAGTTGCAACCGCGTGCGCCTGTCCGTCGATGGTACCCTGTATCTGTGCCTGGGCCAGGAAGAGAAATTCGCCTTTGGCCCCATGCTGCGCGGCGGTGCCACGGATGCGGAGATCGAAGCGGCGATCCGTGCTGCCATCGAACTCAAGCCGCAGCAGCACGATTTCAATACGCAGCCGGACAAGATCGTGCGCTTCATGGCGCAGACAGGCGGCTGA
- the narJ gene encoding nitrate reductase molybdenum cofactor assembly chaperone, whose amino-acid sequence MTNSMNHYHILSRLLLYPEPELIAHLPQLDAALAAMPEQHALMYPLLRPLLAHLESSSLIDLQQQYVATFDRNPSHSLHLFEHIHGESRDRGQAMVDLMEEYKRHGLQMVGDDLPDFVPLFLEFLAQLDETASAPLLGDAVHVLAHVGRKLTANGSPYAPVFTLLERLSPVATEMLAEPPVRDMDEALETFGPGADGVEPLLRQAPGGVHPVHFHPQPRRAA is encoded by the coding sequence ATGACCAACTCGATGAACCATTATCACATTCTCTCGCGCCTGCTGCTGTATCCGGAGCCCGAGCTGATCGCGCACCTGCCGCAGCTCGATGCCGCGCTGGCAGCCATGCCGGAGCAGCACGCCTTGATGTACCCCTTGCTGCGGCCCTTGCTGGCGCATCTGGAAAGCAGCAGTCTGATCGACCTGCAGCAGCAGTACGTGGCCACCTTCGACCGCAATCCGTCGCACTCGCTGCACCTGTTCGAGCATATCCACGGCGAATCGCGCGACCGGGGCCAGGCCATGGTCGACCTGATGGAGGAATACAAGCGCCACGGCCTGCAGATGGTGGGCGACGACTTGCCCGACTTCGTGCCCCTGTTCCTGGAATTTCTGGCGCAGCTCGACGAGACGGCATCGGCGCCGTTGCTGGGCGACGCCGTCCACGTGCTGGCGCACGTTGGTCGCAAGCTGACGGCCAACGGCAGCCCGTACGCGCCCGTTTTCACGCTGCTCGAACGCCTGAGCCCCGTGGCAACAGAAATGCTGGCCGAACCGCCGGTGCGCGACATGGATGAAGCGCTGGAAACCTTCGGTCCCGGTGCGGACGGCGTCGAGCCGTTGCTGCGCCAAGCCCCAGGCGGCGTCCATCCCGTGCATTTTCACCCGCAGCCGCGGCGCGCCGCTTAA
- a CDS encoding type IV pili methyl-accepting chemotaxis transducer N-terminal domain-containing protein: MKFKAMFSSWQKLSTKIVGALLLMLVLALSAIGCTLFLSWQLEGSSAAINETGRLRMQTYRLTLLLASDAGEQARQQVLLIDETLAKIGHGDPQRPLFLPPSTAIKSEFERIGTAWRGALRPAALAADSTVRARQFEHDADTFVGQVDQLVRLIEHDSEQRTFWLRASQLILVGMAVIGTVSMIYLMFMLIIEPVTRLRLGMQRMKERDFSVRLAVESNDEFGQLASGFNQMADRLQALYGNLEEGVRSKTATLEYRNRELALLYESAAFLQRPQPLEDICGGFMQRIVDYFEADGSTVRVLDAERGNLHMVVHHGLSEELVASEHCLKVGDCLCGTAVEMKVAKVHDMRRIDKAHELRCHREGFATVSVFHIHAHEQHLGFFNLHFRHARVFSARELALLETLGQLLGIALENLRLAAREREMAISEERNLVAQGLHDSIAQSLNFLNLQVQMLDDSVRNARFDEVAGIVPALHAGVKESYEDVRELLANFRSRLMEDDLIGSLRAAVDKFRRQTGIDAELLADVDGAPFPREQQLQLLFIVQEALSNIRKHAQASHVEVRLADHQDFTLTISDNGVGFEACAVLEKGDSHVGIHIMRERAQRIEATFDVHACPGGGTTVELHLSREQRRAA; this comes from the coding sequence ATGAAATTCAAGGCGATGTTTTCCTCCTGGCAGAAGCTCTCGACCAAGATCGTCGGCGCGCTGCTGCTCATGCTGGTGCTGGCCTTGAGTGCCATCGGCTGCACCCTGTTCCTGTCGTGGCAGCTGGAAGGCAGTTCGGCTGCCATCAACGAGACAGGCCGATTGCGCATGCAGACCTACCGCCTGACCCTGCTGCTTGCCAGCGACGCTGGCGAGCAGGCGCGCCAGCAAGTGCTGCTGATCGACGAGACCCTGGCCAAGATCGGCCACGGTGACCCGCAGCGCCCCTTGTTCCTGCCCCCCAGCACCGCCATCAAATCCGAATTCGAACGCATCGGCACCGCCTGGCGCGGCGCCTTGCGTCCGGCCGCCCTGGCCGCCGATTCCACCGTGCGCGCGCGCCAGTTCGAGCATGACGCCGATACCTTCGTCGGCCAGGTGGACCAGCTGGTGCGCCTGATCGAGCACGATAGCGAACAGCGCACCTTCTGGCTGCGCGCCTCGCAGCTGATCCTGGTCGGCATGGCCGTCATCGGCACGGTCAGCATGATTTACCTGATGTTCATGCTGATCATCGAACCCGTTACGCGGCTGCGTCTGGGCATGCAACGCATGAAGGAGCGCGATTTCAGCGTGCGCCTGGCAGTGGAAAGCAATGACGAATTCGGCCAGCTGGCCAGTGGCTTCAACCAGATGGCCGACCGCCTGCAGGCGCTGTACGGCAATCTGGAAGAGGGCGTGCGCAGCAAGACGGCCACCCTGGAATACCGCAACCGCGAACTGGCGCTGCTGTACGAAAGCGCCGCCTTCCTGCAGCGCCCGCAGCCCCTGGAAGACATCTGCGGCGGCTTCATGCAGCGCATCGTCGACTATTTCGAGGCCGACGGCTCCACCGTGCGCGTGCTCGATGCCGAGCGGGGCAACCTGCACATGGTGGTGCACCACGGCCTGTCCGAAGAACTGGTGGCGTCCGAGCATTGCCTGAAGGTGGGCGACTGCCTGTGCGGCACGGCCGTCGAGATGAAGGTGGCGAAGGTGCACGACATGCGCCGCATCGACAAGGCGCATGAGCTGCGCTGCCACCGCGAGGGTTTTGCCACCGTCTCCGTCTTCCATATCCACGCGCATGAACAGCACCTGGGCTTCTTCAACCTGCATTTCCGCCATGCGCGCGTGTTTTCCGCGCGCGAGCTGGCCTTGCTGGAAACCCTGGGCCAGCTGCTGGGCATCGCCCTGGAAAACCTGCGCCTGGCCGCGCGCGAGCGCGAAATGGCCATTTCCGAAGAGCGCAACCTGGTGGCGCAGGGCCTGCACGACAGCATCGCGCAAAGCCTCAATTTCCTCAACCTGCAAGTGCAGATGCTCGACGACTCCGTGCGCAACGCCCGTTTCGACGAGGTAGCGGGTATCGTGCCGGCCCTGCATGCGGGCGTGAAGGAAAGCTACGAGGACGTGCGCGAACTGCTGGCCAACTTCCGCAGTCGCCTGATGGAAGATGACCTGATCGGCTCCCTGCGCGCGGCGGTGGACAAATTCCGCCGCCAGACGGGCATCGACGCCGAGCTGCTGGCCGACGTCGACGGCGCGCCATTCCCCCGCGAACAGCAATTGCAGTTACTATTCATCGTGCAGGAAGCGCTGTCGAACATCCGCAAGCACGCCCAGGCCAGCCACGTCGAGGTGCGCCTCGCCGATCACCAGGACTTTACCTTGACGATCAGCGACAATGGCGTCGGCTTCGAGGCTTGCGCCGTGCTGGAAAAGGGCGACAGTCATGTCGGCATCCATATCATGCGCGAGCGCGCGCAGCGCATCGAGGCCACGTTCGACGTGCACGCCTGTCCCGGCGGCGGCACGACCGTCGAACTGCATCTGTCGCGCGAGCAGCGCCGCGCCGCCTAA
- a CDS encoding nitrate reductase subunit alpha, with the protein MSHFLDRLKFFSKPAEPFSNGHGTVVDEDRTWENAYRQRWQHDKIVRSTHGVNCTGSCSWKVYVKNGLITWETQQTDYPRTRPDLPNHEPRGCPRGASYSWYVYSAQRVKYPMVRGRLMEMWREARKTMDPVTAWDWISQDPVRSQQYKSIRGLGGFVRATWDESNEIIAAANALTIKKYGPDRVVGFSPIPAMSMVSYASGTRYLSLIGGVALSFYDWYCDLPPASPQVWGEQTDVPESADWYNSTYLMVWGSNVPMTRTPDAHFYTEVRYKGTKTVAISPDYGEMVKFGDIWLAPKQGTDAALALAMGHVILKEFHSEGQSAYFRDYARQYTDFPMLVLLKEHNGTLVPDYFLRASHLDNNLDETNNPEWKTLVIDETTGAITAPAGSIGFRWGESGKWNLEQKAGGSGEPIVPMLSMINDSDAVTEVGFAYFGGKDASDMLLRKVPVKTIHLADGTTGLVTTVFDLTLANYGIDRGLGGENVAESYDDDVPYTPAWQEKHTGVKRADVITVARQFAENADQTRGKSMVIVGAGLNHWYHMDMTYRGIINMLMMCGCIGQSGGGWAHYVGQEKLRPQTGWTPLAFAQDWVRPMRQMNGTSFFYAHTSQWRHEKLETGDIASPSAAGGTGDLTLLDYNAKAERMGWLPSAPQLQTNPLEVAKAAKAAGQAPAAYALDQIKAGQLQFSCDDPDNPANFPRNMFVWRSNILGSSGKGHEYFLKYLLGTQNGLLSDEDDCITPKQVKVRPAAEGKLDLLVVLDFRMSTTCLYGDVVLPTATWYEKDDLNTSDMHPFIHPLSEAVQPLWQSKSDWEIYKGIAEKFSEIGGELLGTQQDIILTPLMHDTPGELGQPFDPKDWRAGECDAIPGKTMPNMTVVERNYRDVYKKFTSIGPLLETIGNGGKGISWKTDHEVEVLRGINRTVLEDGVSKGQPRLDTAIDAAEMILSLAPETNGHVAVKAWAALSAITGREHTHLALPREHDSIRFRDVQAQPRKIISSPTWSGLESEEVSYTAGYTNVHELIPWRTLTGRQQFYQDHLWMRDFGEGLCVYKPAINTKTTEALLGTKPNGNKELALNFLTPHQKWGIHSTYSDNLRMLTLSRGGPHVWLSETDAKTAGIVDNDWIEVFNVNGSLTARAIVSQRIPAGMTMMYHAQEKIINVPGAEMTGKRGGIHNSVTRAVPKPTHMIGGYAQLAYGFNYYGTVGSNRDEFVLVRKMNKVDWLEGPLQEEGA; encoded by the coding sequence ATGAGTCACTTTCTGGACCGCCTGAAATTTTTTAGCAAGCCCGCCGAGCCGTTTTCAAACGGCCATGGCACCGTGGTCGATGAAGACCGCACCTGGGAAAACGCCTACCGCCAGCGCTGGCAGCACGACAAGATCGTGCGCTCCACGCATGGCGTGAACTGTACCGGCTCGTGCAGCTGGAAGGTGTATGTCAAGAATGGCCTGATCACCTGGGAAACCCAGCAAACCGATTATCCGCGCACGCGTCCCGACCTGCCCAACCACGAGCCGCGCGGCTGCCCGCGCGGCGCCAGCTATTCCTGGTACGTGTATTCGGCGCAGCGCGTGAAATACCCGATGGTGCGCGGCCGCCTGATGGAAATGTGGCGCGAAGCGCGCAAGACCATGGACCCCGTCACGGCCTGGGACTGGATCAGCCAGGATCCCGTGCGCTCGCAGCAGTACAAATCCATCCGTGGCCTGGGCGGTTTCGTGCGCGCCACGTGGGACGAATCGAATGAAATCATCGCCGCTGCGAATGCGCTGACGATCAAGAAATACGGCCCGGACCGCGTCGTCGGCTTTTCGCCGATTCCCGCCATGTCCATGGTCAGCTATGCTTCCGGCACGCGCTACCTGTCCCTGATCGGCGGCGTGGCCCTGAGTTTTTATGACTGGTACTGCGACTTGCCGCCGGCCAGCCCGCAAGTGTGGGGCGAACAGACGGACGTGCCGGAATCGGCCGACTGGTACAACTCGACCTATTTGATGGTGTGGGGCTCTAACGTGCCGATGACGCGCACGCCGGATGCCCATTTCTACACGGAAGTGCGCTACAAGGGCACGAAAACCGTGGCCATCTCGCCCGATTACGGCGAAATGGTGAAGTTCGGCGACATCTGGCTGGCCCCGAAGCAGGGCACGGATGCCGCACTGGCGCTGGCCATGGGCCACGTGATCCTCAAGGAATTCCACTCGGAAGGGCAGAGCGCCTATTTCCGCGACTATGCGCGCCAGTACACGGACTTCCCTATGCTGGTCCTGCTCAAGGAGCATAACGGTACCCTGGTGCCCGATTACTTCCTGCGCGCTTCGCACCTGGACAACAATCTCGACGAAACCAACAATCCGGAGTGGAAAACCCTCGTCATCGACGAAACCACGGGCGCCATCACGGCGCCGGCCGGCTCCATCGGCTTCCGCTGGGGCGAATCGGGCAAGTGGAACCTGGAGCAAAAAGCGGGTGGCAGCGGCGAACCTATCGTGCCGATGCTGTCCATGATCAACGACAGCGACGCCGTCACGGAAGTGGGTTTCGCCTACTTCGGCGGCAAGGATGCGTCCGACATGCTGCTGCGCAAGGTGCCGGTGAAAACCATCCACCTGGCCGACGGCACGACGGGCCTCGTCACCACCGTGTTTGACCTGACCCTGGCCAACTACGGCATTGACCGTGGCCTTGGCGGCGAAAACGTGGCCGAGAGCTATGACGACGACGTACCCTACACCCCGGCCTGGCAAGAGAAGCACACGGGCGTGAAACGCGCCGACGTCATCACGGTGGCGCGCCAGTTCGCGGAAAACGCGGACCAGACGCGCGGCAAGAGCATGGTCATCGTGGGCGCCGGCCTGAATCACTGGTATCACATGGACATGACGTACCGCGGCATCATCAACATGCTGATGATGTGCGGCTGTATCGGCCAGTCGGGCGGTGGCTGGGCACATTACGTGGGCCAGGAAAAACTGCGTCCGCAAACGGGCTGGACGCCTTTGGCTTTCGCCCAGGACTGGGTACGCCCGATGCGCCAGATGAACGGCACCTCGTTCTTCTATGCCCACACGAGCCAATGGCGCCATGAAAAGCTGGAAACGGGCGACATCGCCTCGCCATCGGCGGCCGGCGGCACGGGTGACTTGACCCTGCTTGACTACAACGCCAAGGCTGAACGCATGGGCTGGCTGCCATCGGCGCCGCAGCTGCAAACCAATCCGCTGGAAGTGGCCAAGGCCGCCAAGGCGGCAGGGCAGGCGCCGGCCGCGTATGCGCTCGACCAGATCAAGGCAGGCCAGCTTCAATTCTCCTGCGACGACCCGGACAACCCGGCCAACTTCCCGCGCAATATGTTTGTCTGGCGTTCGAACATCCTGGGCAGCTCGGGCAAGGGCCATGAGTACTTCCTGAAATACCTGCTCGGCACGCAGAATGGCCTGCTCAGCGATGAAGACGACTGCATCACGCCGAAACAGGTGAAAGTGCGTCCTGCCGCCGAAGGCAAGCTCGATCTGCTGGTGGTGCTGGACTTCCGCATGTCGACCACGTGCCTGTATGGCGACGTGGTGCTGCCGACGGCCACCTGGTACGAAAAAGATGACTTGAACACGTCGGACATGCATCCGTTCATCCACCCGCTGTCGGAAGCCGTGCAGCCCTTGTGGCAATCGAAGTCGGACTGGGAAATCTACAAGGGTATCGCCGAGAAGTTCTCGGAAATCGGCGGCGAACTGCTGGGCACCCAGCAAGACATCATCCTCACGCCGCTGATGCACGATACGCCTGGTGAGTTGGGCCAGCCTTTCGATCCCAAGGATTGGCGCGCAGGCGAATGCGACGCCATTCCCGGCAAGACCATGCCGAACATGACGGTGGTCGAGCGCAATTACCGCGACGTCTACAAGAAATTCACGTCGATCGGCCCGCTGCTGGAAACCATCGGCAACGGCGGCAAGGGTATTTCCTGGAAAACGGACCATGAAGTCGAGGTACTGCGCGGCATCAACCGCACGGTACTCGAAGATGGCGTCTCCAAAGGCCAGCCACGCCTCGATACGGCCATCGACGCGGCCGAGATGATCCTGTCGCTGGCACCGGAAACGAATGGTCACGTGGCCGTGAAAGCCTGGGCCGCGCTGTCCGCCATCACGGGACGCGAGCATACGCACCTGGCGCTGCCGCGCGAGCATGACAGCATCCGCTTTCGCGACGTGCAGGCGCAGCCGCGCAAGATCATTTCCTCGCCCACCTGGTCAGGCCTGGAAAGCGAAGAAGTCAGCTACACGGCCGGCTATACCAACGTGCATGAACTGATCCCATGGCGCACCCTGACGGGCCGCCAGCAGTTTTACCAGGATCACCTGTGGATGCGCGATTTTGGCGAAGGGCTGTGCGTGTACAAGCCGGCGATTAACACGAAGACGACGGAAGCGCTGCTGGGCACCAAGCCGAACGGCAACAAGGAGCTGGCGCTGAACTTTTTGACACCGCACCAGAAGTGGGGCATCCACTCCACGTATTCGGACAATCTGCGCATGCTGACCCTGTCGCGCGGCGGGCCGCACGTGTGGTTGTCGGAAACGGACGCGAAGACGGCTGGCATCGTCGACAACGACTGGATCGAGGTCTTCAACGTGAACGGCAGCCTGACGGCGCGCGCCATCGTCAGCCAGCGCATCCCGGCCGGCATGACGATGATGTACCACGCCCAGGAAAAGATCATCAACGTGCCTGGCGCGGAGATGACGGGCAAGCGGGGCGGCATCCATAACTCGGTGACGCGCGCCGTGCCCAAGCCGACGCACATGATCGGCGGCTACGCCCAGCTGGCCTACGGTTTCAATTACTACGGCACGGTGGGCTCCAACCGCGATGAATTCGTATTGGTGCGCAAGATGAACAAGGTTGACTGGCTCGAAGGCCCGTTGCAGGAAGAAGGAGCATAG
- a CDS encoding ribonucleotide reductase subunit alpha, translating to MSITDYASLLRSARNQEQPQRLLFTFTQAQAQPGGQGKSLTPVMCADKLPEELDSFETLKEESKQMQTHWDVVFVAGLAGHDGQPPAAQECEAPLRAMVTAIEQGRIDSLLAFDRSGDLLRFS from the coding sequence ATGTCGATTACCGATTACGCCAGCCTGCTGCGCAGCGCCCGCAACCAGGAGCAGCCGCAACGCCTGCTGTTCACCTTTACCCAGGCGCAGGCCCAGCCTGGCGGCCAGGGCAAGTCCCTCACGCCCGTGATGTGCGCCGACAAGCTGCCCGAGGAACTGGACAGCTTCGAGACATTGAAGGAGGAGTCGAAACAGATGCAGACGCACTGGGACGTGGTCTTCGTGGCGGGACTGGCGGGCCATGATGGCCAACCACCTGCGGCGCAGGAATGCGAGGCGCCCCTGCGCGCCATGGTGACGGCCATCGAGCAAGGTCGCATCGACAGCCTGCTGGCGTTTGACCGCAGCGGCGATTTATTACGTTTTAGCTGA
- a CDS encoding carbonic anhydrase, giving the protein MEELEKFVNGFSLFQQQYFSEPQTLYDSLRDGQRPSTLLIGCCDSRVDPMLLTGSDPGDMFVVRNIANLVPPCTPDAPPGVSSAIEFAVCKLEVARVIVLGHARCGGIRALLEPQPRAEGQETDFVGQWMRIAEPVAQRVRRELAHRSSEEQHHACELASILQSLDNLLTYPWLKRRVEQGVLKLHGWYFDIDSGALMAYSARQQQFLPLVCPIERARHLHERPWPDSAKT; this is encoded by the coding sequence ATGGAAGAACTGGAAAAATTCGTCAACGGCTTCAGCCTGTTTCAGCAGCAGTATTTCAGCGAGCCGCAAACCTTGTACGACAGCTTGCGCGACGGGCAGCGGCCCTCGACCTTGCTGATCGGCTGCTGCGATTCGCGGGTCGACCCCATGCTGCTGACGGGCAGCGACCCGGGCGACATGTTCGTCGTGCGCAATATCGCCAACCTGGTGCCGCCGTGCACGCCCGACGCGCCGCCCGGCGTCAGTTCGGCCATCGAGTTCGCCGTCTGCAAGCTGGAAGTGGCCAGGGTCATCGTGCTCGGACATGCGCGTTGCGGCGGCATCCGCGCGCTGCTGGAACCGCAGCCGCGCGCGGAGGGCCAGGAAACGGACTTCGTGGGACAGTGGATGCGCATCGCCGAACCGGTGGCGCAGCGCGTGCGGCGCGAGCTGGCGCATCGCTCTTCGGAAGAACAGCACCACGCGTGCGAACTGGCCAGCATCCTGCAGTCGCTGGACAACCTGCTCACCTACCCATGGCTGAAGCGACGGGTGGAGCAGGGGGTGTTGAAATTGCACGGATGGTATTTCGATATCGACAGCGGGGCGCTGATGGCGTATTCGGCGCGCCAGCAGCAGTTTTTGCCCCTCGTCTGCCCGATAGAAAGGGCGCGCCACCTGCACGAGCGCCCTTGGCCGGATTCAGCTAAAACGTAA
- the narI gene encoding respiratory nitrate reductase subunit gamma — MSNYLHQFVYGIYPYIALAIFFLGSLIRFDREQYTWKSDSSQLLHRGSLRLGNILFHIGIIGLLFGHAAGLLTPVWVWDTLGVSHSLKQGVAMAAGGVMGGLCLVGILILLARRFGNERLRAVTTAGDKLVMVWILLTLLLGLSSIFVSASHMDGHMMVLLMNWAQHIVTFRGDAASFIVDAPLVFKLHLFMGMSLFVIFPFTRLVHVWSGFGAIGYLGRAYQLVRRR; from the coding sequence ATGAGTAATTATTTGCATCAATTTGTGTATGGCATTTATCCATACATCGCGCTGGCCATCTTTTTCCTGGGTAGCCTGATCCGCTTCGACCGCGAGCAATACACGTGGAAGTCCGATTCCAGCCAGCTGCTGCACCGCGGCAGCCTGCGCCTGGGCAATATTCTGTTCCACATCGGCATCATCGGCCTGCTGTTCGGCCATGCGGCCGGCTTGCTGACCCCTGTCTGGGTGTGGGATACCTTAGGCGTGTCGCATAGCCTGAAGCAGGGCGTGGCCATGGCGGCGGGCGGCGTGATGGGCGGCCTGTGCCTGGTCGGCATCCTGATCCTGCTGGCGCGCCGCTTCGGCAATGAACGGCTGCGCGCCGTCACCACGGCCGGCGACAAGCTGGTGATGGTGTGGATTTTGCTGACATTGCTGCTGGGCCTGTCGTCGATCTTCGTCTCGGCTTCGCACATGGATGGCCACATGATGGTCTTGCTGATGAACTGGGCGCAGCACATCGTGACCTTCCGCGGCGACGCGGCCAGCTTCATCGTCGATGCGCCGCTGGTGTTCAAGCTGCACCTGTTCATGGGCATGTCGCTGTTCGTCATCTTCCCGTTCACCCGTCTGGTGCATGTGTGGAGCGGCTTTGGCGCCATCGGCTATCTGGGCCGCGCTTATCAGTTAGTTCGTCGCCGTTAA
- the narH gene encoding nitrate reductase subunit beta — translation MKIRAQIGMVLNLDKCIGCHTCSVTCKNVWTSRDGVEYAWFNNVETKPGIGYPKQWENQDKWNGGWRRTDAGKIEPRQGSRLKILANIFANPNLPAIDEYYEPFTYDYEHLQSAPLSQTPPTARPISVLTGKKMEKIEWGPNWEDDLGGEFAQRSKDQLFDNMQKEMYGTFENTFMMYLPRLCEHCLNPTCVASCPSGSVYKREDDGIVLIDQDKCRGWRMCISGCPYKKIYYNWSSGKAEKCTFCFPRIEAGQPTVCSETCVGRIRYLGVLLYDADKIEAAASVPQEQDLYQAQLDLFLDPHDPTIIAEARRQGIPDLWLEAAVKSPVYKMAVEWKVAFPLHPEYRTLPMVWYVPPLSPIQAAAESGKLGVNGMLPDTQSLRIPVQYLANLLTAGDQPPIVTALDRMLAMRAYMRSKTVEKVENLTVLKQVGLSKAQVEDMYHIMAIANYEDRFVIPSSHKEMAEDSFNEKGSCGFSFGNGCSDGTSEPTLFGKKKHGSAIFMQMPKSRKTAPGA, via the coding sequence ATGAAAATCAGAGCGCAAATCGGCATGGTGCTGAACCTGGACAAGTGCATCGGCTGCCACACCTGTTCCGTCACCTGCAAAAACGTGTGGACCAGCCGCGACGGCGTCGAGTACGCATGGTTCAACAACGTGGAAACCAAGCCAGGCATCGGCTATCCGAAGCAGTGGGAAAACCAGGACAAGTGGAATGGCGGCTGGCGCCGCACGGACGCGGGCAAGATCGAGCCGCGCCAGGGCAGCCGTCTGAAAATCCTGGCGAACATCTTCGCCAACCCGAACCTGCCCGCCATCGACGAGTACTACGAACCGTTCACCTACGACTACGAGCACCTGCAAAGCGCGCCGTTGTCGCAGACACCGCCGACGGCCCGTCCGATCTCCGTGCTGACGGGGAAGAAGATGGAGAAAATCGAATGGGGTCCGAACTGGGAAGATGACCTGGGCGGCGAATTTGCCCAGCGCAGCAAGGATCAGCTGTTCGACAACATGCAGAAGGAGATGTACGGCACGTTCGAAAACACCTTCATGATGTATTTGCCGCGCCTGTGCGAGCATTGCCTCAATCCCACGTGTGTGGCGTCTTGCCCGTCCGGCTCCGTGTACAAGCGCGAAGATGACGGCATCGTGCTGATCGACCAGGACAAATGCCGCGGCTGGCGCATGTGCATCTCCGGTTGCCCGTACAAGAAGATTTACTATAATTGGTCGTCCGGCAAGGCGGAGAAGTGCACCTTCTGCTTCCCCCGCATCGAAGCGGGCCAGCCTACCGTGTGCTCGGAAACGTGCGTCGGCCGCATCCGCTACCTGGGCGTGCTGCTGTACGACGCCGACAAGATCGAGGCCGCTGCCTCCGTGCCGCAAGAGCAGGACCTGTACCAGGCGCAGCTCGATCTGTTCCTCGACCCGCACGACCCGACCATCATCGCCGAGGCGCGTCGCCAGGGCATCCCCGACCTTTGGCTGGAAGCGGCCGTCAAGTCGCCCGTCTACAAGATGGCCGTCGAATGGAAAGTGGCGTTCCCGCTGCATCCAGAATACCGCACCTTGCCGATGGTGTGGTACGTGCCGCCGCTGTCGCCGATCCAGGCGGCCGCAGAGTCGGGCAAGCTGGGCGTGAACGGCATGCTGCCCGACACGCAAAGCCTGCGCATTCCCGTGCAGTACCTGGCCAATTTGCTGACGGCCGGCGACCAGCCGCCCATCGTCACGGCGCTGGACCGCATGCTGGCCATGCGTGCCTACATGCGCAGCAAGACCGTCGAGAAGGTGGAAAATCTCACGGTGCTCAAGCAAGTGGGCTTGAGCAAGGCGCAGGTGGAGGACATGTATCACATCATGGCCATCGCCAATTACGAAGATCGTTTCGTCATTCCCAGCAGCCACAAGGAAATGGCCGAGGACAGCTTCAACGAGAAGGGTTCGTGTGGTTTCAGCTTCGGCAACGGCTGCTCGGACGGCACCAGCGAACCGACCTTGTTCGGCAAGAAAAAACACGGTTCGGCCATCTTCATGCAGATGCCGAAGTCGCGCAAAACGGCGCCTGGCGCCTAA